In Lachnospiraceae bacterium, one DNA window encodes the following:
- a CDS encoding HD domain-containing protein — protein MKEELSIDIIGLAGAYSYALDCIEAELVNIKNKHGKRVAYISICMAEYWKIQGDELQDLAMCALLHDNALTQYISEELKKDSVINCKKDLSEKKTNFHCIYGEKNITKIPFKTDVSNVILYHHEHADGTGPFQKKWNEIPLFARIIHLADTIDIIGNNTGSGNKSWNFICQYLLKNRDGLFDSECVNAFFHAFPHSESFICLSDNSFEMKLWEIIPRQKQVFDWKTCKNVADFFAKIVDYKSSFTSRHSIGVAEKAAFFAQYIGYDSINVQKIYLAGALHDIGKMAVGNEILEKPDKLTDDEFSKMKNHAGYTYLILSEVNDFEEIRDWAAFHHEKLNGKGYPFGKTAAELNEPERIMACIDIYQALTEDRPYKKGLSHEKTCEMLDDMAQKGFVDSDISKKIRECFGGI, from the coding sequence ATGAAAGAAGAACTAAGTATAGATATCATCGGACTTGCAGGAGCCTATTCTTATGCTTTGGACTGTATAGAAGCAGAGTTGGTAAATATCAAAAACAAACATGGAAAAAGAGTGGCTTATATAAGTATATGCATGGCTGAATATTGGAAAATTCAAGGTGATGAATTACAAGATTTAGCCATGTGTGCTTTACTGCATGATAATGCTTTGACACAATATATTTCGGAAGAACTGAAAAAGGATTCCGTCATTAATTGTAAAAAAGATTTATCCGAGAAAAAAACAAATTTTCATTGTATTTATGGTGAAAAAAATATTACTAAAATTCCATTTAAAACAGATGTGTCAAATGTGATTTTGTATCATCATGAACATGCCGATGGAACTGGTCCTTTTCAAAAAAAGTGGAATGAAATTCCATTGTTTGCAAGGATTATTCATCTTGCAGATACCATTGATATTATAGGAAATAATACGGGATCTGGAAATAAAAGTTGGAATTTTATATGTCAGTACCTTTTAAAAAATAGGGATGGATTATTCGATTCAGAATGTGTGAATGCCTTTTTTCATGCATTCCCACATTCTGAATCATTTATATGTTTAAGTGATAATTCTTTTGAAATGAAGCTATGGGAGATTATCCCAAGACAAAAACAGGTTTTTGATTGGAAAACGTGTAAAAATGTCGCAGATTTTTTTGCAAAGATTGTAGATTATAAATCTTCTTTTACAAGCAGACATTCTATAGGAGTGGCTGAAAAAGCAGCTTTTTTTGCTCAATATATCGGATATGATTCTATTAATGTGCAAAAAATTTATTTGGCTGGTGCACTGCATGATATTGGGAAGATGGCAGTAGGCAATGAAATTTTGGAAAAACCGGATAAGCTTACGGATGATGAATTTTCAAAAATGAAGAATCATGCTGGCTATACATACCTTATATTATCAGAGGTTAATGATTTTGAAGAAATACGAGATTGGGCAGCTTTCCATCATGAAAAATTAAATGGAAAAGGGTATCCTTTTGGAAAAACCGCAGCTGAATTAAATGAGCCGGAACGTATTATGGCATGTATTGATATTTATCAGGCATTAACCGAGGACAGACCATATAAGAAAGGTTTATCGCACGAAAAAACGTGTGAGATGCTCGATGACATGGCGCAGAAAGGTTTTGTTGATTCGGATATTTCCAAGAAAATTAGGGAATGTTTTGGTGGAATCTAA
- a CDS encoding rubredoxin produces the protein MKYVCDVCGWEYDEEKGYPEGGIAPGTKWEDIPEDFECPLCSVGKDQFSEE, from the coding sequence ATGAAATACGTATGTGATGTTTGCGGATGGGAATACGATGAGGAGAAGGGCTATCCAGAAGGTGGTATTGCACCTGGTACAAAGTGGGAGGATATTCCAGAAGATTTTGAATGTCCGTTATGCTCTGTAGGAAAAGACCAGTTCTCAGAAGAATAA